The following are encoded in a window of Rosa chinensis cultivar Old Blush chromosome 4, RchiOBHm-V2, whole genome shotgun sequence genomic DNA:
- the LOC112199525 gene encoding uncharacterized protein LOC112199525, which yields MEFVNSKVFKNAIRKHSVITKKELRFKPNTRHKVCVVCRTSPNYPWRIYASNTDIDNPTLFIKSLWLEHTCSSLVGKVYHMHAPFIAEEYQEFFMSDPNWTREGMQNAINKDFDMSVGYQICYRARMRAKKLAQGSYKDQYNLLESYAHELKKRNPGTSVWIQTELDGEITVHKGQLLSAVGIDGNNGIHPIAWAIVEAKSRESWIWFLEFLKADLDIHHSGHYTFMSDKQKGLEQAIKELFPDAAHRHCLELKQKLWAVARSCTMNTFMEAMEDLKKSSLSGWQWCLDRPAKHWSKSHFDHKFKCDFLLNNHSENFNKSVLPARKKPILACLEEIRLATMVRLANRRNSSPNWKCKVGPRVEK from the exons ATGGAGTTTGTCAACTCTAAGGTGTTCAAGAATGCTATTAGGAAGCATTCTGTTATAACAAAGAAGGAGCTTAGATTTAAACCAAACACAAGGCACAAG GTGTGTGTTGTCTGCAGGACATCCCCTAACTATCCATGGAGGATTTATGCATCAAACACCGATATAGACAACCCCACCTTATTCATCAAAAGTTTGTGGCTTGAACACACTTGTAGTTCACTTGTTGGGAAGGTCTACCATATGCATGCTCCCTTCATTGCAGAAGAATATCAAGAGTTTTTTATGAGTGATCCAAATTGGACAAGGGAAGGCATGCAGAATGCAATTAACAAAGACTTTGACATGTCAGTTGGATATCAAATATGTTATCGAGCCAGGATGAGAGCCAAGAAGCTAGCTCAAGGCAGCTATAAGGACCAGTACAATTTGTTGGAATCATATGCACATGAGCTCAAGAAGAGGAATCCTGGAACTTCAGTATGGATACAAACTGAACTTGATGGGGAGATA ACTGTGCACAAAGGTCAGCTCCTCTCTGCAGTTGGAATAGATGGAAATAATGGAATACATCCAATAGCATGGGCAATTGTGGAGGCAAAAAGCAGGGAGAGCTGGATATGGTTCTTGGAGTTCTTGAAGGCAGATCTTGACATCCATCACTCAGGGCATTATACTTTTATGAGTGACAAGCAAAAAGGCCTTGAGCAGGCCATTAAAGAGTTGTTTCCGGATGCTGCACATAGGCATT GTTTGGAGTTGAAACAGAAACTGTGGGCAGTGGCTAGAAGCTGTACTATGAATACCTTTATGGAGGCAATGGAAGATTTGAAGAAAAGCTCACTTAGTGGATGGCAATGGTGCTTGGACAGGCCAGCCAAACATTGGTCAAAGTCACACTTTGACCATAAATTCAAGTGTGATTTTCTTTTGAATAACCACAGTGAGAACTTTAACAAGAGTGTGCTGCCAGCAAGGAAGAAGCCTATACTTGCATGTTTGGAAGAAATTAGATTAGCAACCATGGTCAGATTAGCAAACAGAAGGAATTCTAGCCCTAATTGGAAGTGCAAAGTTGGACCAAGAGTGGAGAAGTAG
- the LOC112198115 gene encoding probable inactive serine/threonine-protein kinase fnkC: protein MTSLNFDDQDGVLRSITDAPPTHYTLKIESLSVLNKNSLEKYESGEFGAGGYKWKLVFYPNGNKRKNVKDHISLYLVMAGANTSQIHWGVHAVFRLFLLDQNTGNYLVFQEQKERHFHAMKLDWGFDQFLSVKAFNEASNGFLMDDTCVFGAEVFVSKERSMGKGECLSMVKDAVMYKHVWKIDSFSKINTDCHDSKTFSSGDQNWKIQLYPKGKGIGTGSHLSLYLALADPTSLPRDTKIYTEFTLRILEQTHQRHQHGKASFWFSASDPERGWQKFITLGFLSQTTMGFLLKDTCIVEAEVTVHGISNAL, encoded by the exons ATGACTAGTCTTAACTTCGATGACCAAGACG GTGTTTTGAGATCGATTACGGATGCACCACCAACTCATTACACACTAAAAATAGAGTCACTTTCGGTGCTGAACAAAAATTCATTGGAGAAATATGAATCAGGGGAATTCGGAGCAGGAGGATACAAATG GAAACTTGTTTTCTATCCAAATGGAAACAAGAGAAAGAATGTTAAAGACCACATTTCCCTCTACCTGGTAATGGCTGGAGCAAATACTTCCCAGATACATTGGGGTGTACATGCTGTTTTCAGACTGTTTTTGCTGGATCAGAATACCGGCAACTACTTAGTTTTTCAGG AACAAAAGGAGAGGCACTTTCATGCAATGAAGCTTGATTGGGGTTTCGATCAGTTTCTCTCCGTCAAAGCTTTTAATGAAGCTTCCAATGGATTTCTCATGGATGATACTTGTGTGTTTGGGGCAGAGGTCTTTGTTTCTAAGGAAAGAAGCATGGGCAAAGGAGAGTGTCTATCTATGGTGAAGGACGCTGTTATGTACAAACATGTTTGGAAGATTGACAGCTTCTCAAAGATAAACACAGACTGCCATGACTCCAAAACTTTCAGTTCTGGAGACCAAAACTG GAAGATACAACTCTATCCCAAGGGTAAAGGCATTGGAACGGGTAGTCATCTTTCCCTTTATTTGGCATTGGCTGATCCTACTTCTCTACCTCGTGATACTAAAATATATACAGAGTTTACCCTGCGCATCCTTGAACAGACGCATCAAAGGCATCAGCATGGTAAAG CTAGCTTCTGGTTTAGTGCTTCAGATCCAGAAAGGGGTTGGCAGAAATTCATTACACTAGGCTTTCTCAGTCAGACAACCATGGGGTTTCTGTTGAAGGATACATGCATTGTGGAGGCAGAGGTCACCGTCCATGGAATTTCTAATGCACTATAG
- the LOC112197040 gene encoding S-adenosylmethionine synthase 5, whose product MALETFLFTSESVNEGHPDKLCDQISDAVLDACLAQDADSKVACETCTKTNMVMVFGEITTKANVDYEKIVRDTCRNIGFVSADVGLDADNCKVLVNIEQQSPDIAQGVHGHLTKRPEEIGAGDQGHMFGYATDETPELMPLSHVLATKLGAKLTEVRKNGTCAWLRPDGKTQVTVEYFNENGAMVPIRVHTVLISTQHDETVTNDEIAADLKEHVIKPVIPEKYLDEKTIFHLNPSGRFVIGGPHGDAGLTGRKIIIDTYGGWGAHGGGAFSGKDPTKVDRSGAYIVRQAAKSIVASGLARRCIVQVSYAIGVAEPLSVFVDSYGTGKIPDKEILKIVKENFDFRPGMIAINLDLKRGNGRFLKTAAYGHFGRDDADFTWEVVKPLKWDKVQA is encoded by the coding sequence ATGGCTCTTGAGACCTTCTTGTTCACCTCTGAGTCCGTCAATGAGGGTCACCCAGACAAGCTCTGCGACCAGATCTCCGACGCCGTTCTCGACGCCTGCCTAGCTCAGGACGCCGACAGCAAGGTGGCTTGCGAGACCTGCACCAAGACCAACATGGTCATGGTGTTCGGTGAGATCACCACCAAGGCTAATGTGGACTACGAGAAGATCGTCCGTGACACTTGCCGCAACATTGGGTTCGTGTCGGCCGACGTGGGTCTTGATGCCGATAACTGCAAGGTGCTCGTCAACATTGAGCAGCAGAGCCCTGATATTGCCCAAGGTGTCCATGGCCATTTGACCAAGAGGCCCGAGGAGATTGGAGCTGGTGACCAAGGTCACATGTTTGGCTATGCCACTGATGAGACCCCAGAGTTGATGCCTCTCAGCCATGTGCTCGCAACCAAGCTCGGTGCTAAGCTCACCGAAGTTCGCAAGAATGGTACTTGCGCATGGTTGAGGCCTGATGGCAAGACCCAAGTCACCGTTGAGTACTTCAATGAGAACGGTGCTATGGTTCCAATCCGTGTCCACACTGTCCTAATTTCGACCCAGCATGATGAAACCGTGACCAACGATGAGATTGCTGCTGATCTGAAGGAGCATGTGATCAAGCCTGTGATCCCAGAGAAGTACCTGGATGAGAAGACCATCTTCCACTTGAACCCATCTGGCCGATTCGTCATTGGAGGACCTCATGGTGATGCTGGTCTCACCGGCCGCAAGATCATCATCGACACCTACGGAGGCTGGGGTGCTCACGGAGGTGGTGCCTTCTCCGGCAAGGACCCAACCAAGGTTGACAGGAGTGGAGCCTACATTGTGAGGCAGGCAGCCAAGTCCATTGTTGCCAGTGGACTTGCAAGGAGGTGCATTGTGCAAGTTTCTTATGCCATTGGTGTGGCTGAGCCACTGTCCGTGTTTGTTGACTCTTACGGCACCGGAAAGATTCCCGACAAGGAGATCCTCAAGATTGTGAAGGAGAACTTTGATTTCAGGCCTGGTATGATTGCCATCAATCTTGATCTCAAGAGGGGCAATGGAAGATTTTTGAAGACCGCTGCTTATGGGCATTTTGGAAGGGATGATGCTGACTTCACCTGGGAGGTGGTGAAGCCACTCAAGTGGGATAAGGTTCAAGCTTGA
- the LOC112195915 gene encoding major pollen allergen Ole e 10 — MSAMLKLSFVFSEANDRKWCIAKPSTPDAQLEMNIQYVCESQRYHKIDCSAIRPGGSCYNPSNKVSSASMVIDLYFQPEGQTTNACHFNGSGMIVYENPSE, encoded by the exons ATGTCTGCGATGCTGAAATTGTCATTTGTGTTCTCT GAGGCAAACGACAGAAAGTGGTGCATTGCTAAGCCTTCTACTCCTGATGCTCAGCTTGAAATGAATATCCAGTATGTCTGCGAAAGTCAAAGGTACCACAAGATTGACTGCTCCGCAATCCGACCGGGAGGTTCCTGTTACAACCCTTCTAACAAGGTATCATCTGCATCGATGGTCATCGACCTCTATTTCCAACCAGAAGGACAGACGACCAATGCTTGCCATTTCAATGGCAGTGGAATGATTGTTTATGAAAATCCTAGTGAGTAG
- the LOC112198117 gene encoding autophagy-related protein 8i: protein MGKIKSFKQEFSFDERLEESKNIIGKYPDRVPVIIERYSRTDLPEMEKKKYLVPRDMSVGQFIHILSSRLQLTPGKALFVFVKNTLPQTASRMDSIYESYKEDDGFLYMCYSSEKTFG, encoded by the exons ATGGGCAAGATCAAGTCTTTCAAGCAGGAGTTCTCTTTCG ATGAGCGTCTTGAAGAATCAAAGAACATCATTGGAAAATACCCAGATCGAGTTCCG GTTATCATTGAAAGATATTCGAGGACAGACCTGCctgaaatggaaaagaaaaa ATACCTGGTTCCTAGAGATATGTCTGTTGGCCAGTTTATCCATATTTTAAGCAGCCGGCTTCAACTGACTCCTGGAAAAGCGCTTTTTGTATTTGTGAAGAACACATTACCTCAAACAG CAAGTCGTATGGATTCCATTTACGAAAGTTACAAGGAAGATGATGGATTTCTGTATATGTGTTACAGCAGTGAGAAAACCTTTGGCTAA